In Saccharomonospora marina XMU15, one genomic interval encodes:
- a CDS encoding wax ester/triacylglycerol synthase domain-containing protein yields the protein MDRDLPIERASSSDLMMLATGSRRVPEQMAAVLLLEPGPAFDARSAATLFTRRAAAVPRLRQRLVGTPPGCGRPVWVDDPGFDPGAHVHTARCPAPGDEQALLDLACAIATSPLPWFRPLWSATLVTGLADGTVGLVVVLHHVVADGLGGLALLGALTDGPGVDGATAAEVPRPRPRVAALAADAVADKVRGLSRLPGAAATVRGSMASVGGLRPAGVADNSLLRRSGTRRRVAVVRTDLEAVRAAAHHHGGTVNDVVLTAVASALGGLLSRRGERAHSLTVAVPVAARRPQAGSGLGNRIGIMLVPVPCDGPPRQRLATVAARTRVLRRATTHPPPLESLGPAFRLAARLGLYRWFMVRQRRMHTLVSNLRGPRSPASFAGAPVRSIVALPVGEAGNITVSFVVLSYAGTLAITVTVDPDHVPRPSTLAEDVLGALRELGAA from the coding sequence ATGGACCGGGACCTGCCGATCGAGCGGGCGAGCTCGAGCGATCTGATGATGCTGGCGACGGGCAGCCGCCGGGTGCCCGAGCAGATGGCCGCCGTGCTGCTCCTCGAACCAGGTCCGGCCTTCGACGCCCGCTCCGCCGCCACTCTGTTCACCCGCAGGGCCGCCGCGGTGCCACGGCTGCGGCAGCGGCTGGTCGGCACACCGCCGGGCTGTGGACGCCCGGTGTGGGTGGACGACCCCGGTTTCGACCCCGGCGCCCACGTGCACACCGCCCGCTGCCCCGCACCAGGCGACGAGCAGGCGCTGCTGGACCTCGCGTGCGCGATCGCGACGAGCCCGTTGCCGTGGTTCCGGCCGCTGTGGTCGGCCACGCTGGTGACCGGTCTGGCCGACGGCACGGTGGGCCTGGTCGTGGTGCTGCACCACGTCGTGGCCGACGGCCTCGGTGGCTTGGCGCTGCTCGGCGCGCTCACCGACGGGCCAGGCGTGGACGGCGCCACGGCGGCAGAAGTGCCGCGACCGCGACCGCGCGTCGCGGCGCTGGCCGCGGACGCGGTGGCGGACAAGGTACGGGGGCTGTCACGACTTCCGGGTGCGGCAGCGACCGTGCGCGGATCGATGGCGTCGGTGGGTGGCCTGCGGCCTGCCGGGGTCGCCGACAACTCGCTGCTGCGTCGCAGCGGCACGCGACGCCGGGTTGCGGTCGTTCGCACCGACCTCGAGGCGGTGCGCGCGGCCGCCCACCACCACGGCGGCACCGTCAACGATGTCGTGCTGACCGCCGTCGCCTCGGCACTGGGCGGGTTGCTGAGCCGCAGGGGAGAACGGGCGCACAGCCTCACCGTCGCCGTGCCGGTCGCGGCTCGCCGTCCGCAGGCCGGTTCGGGGCTGGGTAACCGGATCGGCATCATGTTGGTGCCGGTGCCCTGCGACGGTCCGCCGCGGCAGCGGTTGGCTACGGTGGCCGCGCGCACCCGGGTACTGCGTCGGGCCACCACCCATCCCCCACCGCTGGAGTCGCTCGGCCCGGCGTTTCGGCTGGCCGCCAGGTTGGGGCTGTACCGGTGGTTCATGGTCCGGCAACGACGGATGCACACGCTGGTGTCGAACCTGCGGGGGCCGCGCTCACCGGCCAGTTTCGCGGGCGCGCCGGTGCGTTCCATCGTCGCGCTTCCGGTCGGGGAGGCGGGCAACATCACGGTGTCGTTCGTGGTGCTTTCCTACGCGGGAACGCTCGCGATCACCGTGACCGTCGACCCCGACCACGTGCCACGACCGTCCACACTGGCCGAAGACGTGCTCGGCGCACTGCGGGAACTGGGCGCCGCCTGA
- a CDS encoding Acg family FMN-binding oxidoreductase yields the protein MTAPEWSTGETEVLTEAIGRAPSILNIQPWSLEMRGDEVLLHERADVALPYHDPLGRDRVISCGAAVANTELAIRVLGRHTAMSLLPDEGQPTLIARLTVTGPGEPSGRDRELFRAIPRRTSHRKPFAHRSVPDEVADRLVEDSAFAGVHADRLRGRAELTALADELTEAARIQQADRGYQRERALWTIRDEDSHRHGAGIARSALPETGGQLPWVGLVRPLTDLPDRETLIGLLESETVLLFSSEGDGRLDHVRTGIAMQRTWLAAVAAGLAAAVQTQPLHLPPIRDALTEKLDIDGCPQLLMRVGYPSGTVPPTPRRSATDLLGGTDTD from the coding sequence ATGACGGCACCCGAGTGGTCAACGGGTGAGACCGAGGTACTGACCGAGGCGATCGGCCGGGCGCCTTCGATACTCAACATCCAGCCCTGGTCGCTGGAAATGCGCGGCGACGAGGTGCTGCTGCACGAGCGAGCCGACGTGGCGCTGCCCTACCACGACCCGCTCGGCCGGGACCGGGTCATCTCCTGCGGCGCGGCGGTGGCGAACACCGAACTGGCGATCCGGGTGCTCGGCAGGCACACCGCGATGTCGTTGCTGCCCGACGAGGGGCAGCCGACGCTGATCGCCCGGCTCACCGTCACCGGGCCCGGTGAGCCGAGCGGGCGGGACCGGGAGCTGTTCCGTGCCATCCCTCGCAGAACCAGCCACCGCAAACCGTTCGCGCACCGGTCCGTGCCCGACGAGGTCGCCGACCGGCTCGTCGAGGATTCCGCGTTCGCCGGGGTGCACGCCGATCGGTTACGCGGCCGCGCCGAACTGACCGCGCTCGCCGACGAGCTGACGGAGGCCGCGCGCATCCAGCAGGCCGACCGCGGCTACCAGCGGGAGCGCGCGCTGTGGACGATCCGGGACGAGGACTCGCACCGGCACGGCGCCGGAATCGCCCGCAGCGCGCTACCGGAAACCGGGGGGCAGCTGCCGTGGGTGGGGCTGGTTCGGCCGCTGACCGACCTGCCCGACCGCGAGACCCTCATCGGCCTGCTGGAGAGCGAGACCGTGCTGCTGTTCAGCTCCGAGGGCGACGGCAGGCTCGACCACGTGCGCACCGGGATCGCGATGCAGCGGACCTGGCTGGCCGCCGTGGCCGCCGGACTCGCCGCGGCCGTGCAGACCCAGCCGCTGCACCTGCCACCGATCCGCGACGCCCTGACCGAGAAACTGGACATCGACGGCTGCCCGCAGCTGCTGATGCGGGTGGGCTACCCGAGCGGCACCGTGCCACCCACCCCTCGCCGAAGCGCCACCGACCTGCTCGGTGGCACCGATACCGACTGA
- a CDS encoding glycoside hydrolase family 65 protein gives MSTSTTDRPTEPGGGYEGCALCAEPTSREQEWLLSYRDDEARDVASREALLTLANGYLGVRGADPEAVADGVHYPGTYVAGVYNRLSSAPHGRPREDESVVNLPNWLPLTFRIPGQPWFGAGYGTLAHQHLVLDLRRGVLLREAVVTDENGRRTTLRQQRLVSMASPHLAALRTELVPRNWSGPLEVRSTIDGRISNGNVAAFAGLSGQHLEQTESGERDAGEVAWLVARTVQSKLRIAQAARTTLRAEPDTRVWPRAVAEPGVVGREFLVEARPDLPVVVEKVVAVHTSRDRAISEPLLAARDTVSGAGSFVELLDAHTEAWKYLWRRFRIGTHDGPDGQLPINFHMFHVLQTLTGHTADLDVGVPARGLHGEGYRGHVFWDELFVFPLLSFRVPRLTRALLGYRHRRLDQARRLAGQHGRRGAMFPWQSGSDGREETPQWFFNPRSGRWMADNSRRQYHVNLAIGYNLWHYWQVTGDLDFLASYGAELLVEIARFWADLVEYDAADDRYDVRAVMGPDEFHDGYPDRPGQGIDNNSYVNVMVAWLLARAVEAHRLLGTEYCGELWDRLDLRDDELAEWDRISRRLRVSFLDNGLLAQFEGYERLSEFDWDHYRARYGELDRLDLILEAENDSCNRYQVAKQADVLMLFYLFTAEELTGLLDRLGYAFDPATIPPTVDFYLARTSHGSTLSRVAHSWVLSRTDRPRSWRLLRDALVHDLSNRGDSTGEGIHLGAMAASADILQRCYTGLEVRQDVLWLNPRLPTELRALDLDLHYRGQWLSVHIDHQEAVLRAVPCAANPIDVGWLGTTTHRLAAGQTLRLPIGRQPQQGENAAGPSVST, from the coding sequence ATGTCCACATCGACGACCGACCGGCCCACCGAACCCGGCGGCGGCTACGAGGGCTGCGCGTTGTGCGCGGAGCCGACTTCCAGGGAGCAGGAGTGGCTGCTTTCCTACCGCGACGACGAGGCGCGGGACGTTGCGTCGAGGGAGGCGCTGCTGACGTTGGCCAACGGCTACCTGGGTGTGCGCGGCGCGGATCCGGAGGCGGTGGCCGACGGTGTGCACTATCCGGGCACGTACGTCGCGGGTGTGTACAACCGGCTGTCGTCGGCACCCCACGGACGCCCGCGTGAGGACGAGAGCGTGGTGAACCTGCCCAACTGGCTGCCGCTGACGTTTCGGATACCGGGTCAACCGTGGTTCGGCGCGGGTTACGGCACGCTGGCGCACCAGCATCTGGTTCTCGACCTGCGGCGCGGGGTGCTGCTGCGGGAGGCCGTGGTCACCGACGAGAACGGCAGGCGCACCACGCTTCGCCAGCAGCGGCTGGTGTCGATGGCCTCGCCACACCTGGCCGCGCTGCGGACCGAACTCGTGCCCAGGAACTGGTCCGGTCCGCTGGAGGTGCGTTCCACCATCGACGGCCGGATCAGCAACGGCAACGTCGCCGCGTTCGCCGGGCTTTCCGGCCAGCACCTCGAGCAGACCGAGAGCGGGGAACGCGACGCCGGTGAGGTGGCCTGGCTGGTGGCGCGGACCGTGCAGTCGAAGCTACGTATCGCGCAAGCCGCGCGCACCACACTGCGGGCCGAGCCCGACACGCGGGTGTGGCCCAGAGCCGTCGCCGAGCCCGGCGTCGTCGGGCGGGAGTTCCTCGTCGAGGCCCGGCCCGACCTGCCGGTCGTCGTCGAGAAGGTGGTCGCGGTGCACACCTCCCGCGACCGGGCGATCTCCGAGCCACTGCTGGCGGCGCGCGACACGGTGAGCGGCGCCGGCTCGTTCGTCGAACTGCTCGACGCGCACACCGAGGCGTGGAAGTACCTGTGGCGGCGGTTCCGCATCGGAACGCACGACGGGCCGGACGGGCAGCTACCGATCAACTTCCACATGTTCCACGTGCTGCAGACACTCACCGGCCACACCGCGGACCTCGACGTGGGTGTGCCCGCGCGCGGGCTGCACGGTGAGGGCTACCGGGGACACGTCTTCTGGGACGAACTGTTCGTCTTCCCGCTGCTGAGTTTTCGGGTGCCCCGGCTGACCAGGGCGCTGCTCGGCTACCGGCACCGCAGGCTCGACCAGGCCCGCAGGCTGGCCGGACAGCACGGGCGGCGCGGGGCGATGTTTCCGTGGCAGAGCGGCAGCGACGGCAGGGAGGAGACCCCGCAGTGGTTCTTCAACCCCCGTTCCGGCAGATGGATGGCCGACAACTCGCGAAGGCAGTACCACGTGAACCTCGCGATCGGCTACAACCTGTGGCACTACTGGCAGGTCACCGGCGACCTGGACTTCCTCGCCTCCTACGGCGCGGAACTGCTGGTGGAGATCGCTCGCTTCTGGGCGGATCTGGTGGAGTACGACGCCGCCGACGATCGCTACGACGTGCGGGCGGTGATGGGGCCGGACGAGTTCCACGACGGCTACCCGGACCGGCCGGGGCAGGGTATCGACAACAACTCCTACGTCAACGTCATGGTCGCGTGGCTGCTGGCGAGAGCGGTGGAGGCGCACCGACTGCTCGGCACCGAGTACTGCGGTGAGCTGTGGGACCGGCTCGACCTCCGCGACGACGAACTGGCCGAGTGGGACCGCATCAGCAGGCGGTTACGGGTGAGCTTCCTGGACAACGGGCTGCTGGCGCAGTTCGAGGGGTACGAGCGGCTCTCCGAGTTCGACTGGGATCACTACCGTGCCCGCTACGGCGAGTTGGACAGGCTGGACCTGATCCTCGAGGCGGAGAACGACAGCTGCAACCGCTACCAGGTGGCAAAGCAGGCCGACGTGCTCATGCTGTTCTACCTGTTCACCGCGGAGGAGCTGACCGGGTTGCTCGACCGGCTCGGGTACGCCTTCGACCCCGCGACCATCCCGCCGACGGTGGACTTCTACCTTGCCCGCACCTCGCACGGGTCGACGTTGAGCAGGGTGGCGCACTCCTGGGTGTTGTCGCGCACCGACCGGCCGAGGTCGTGGCGACTGCTTCGGGACGCCTTGGTACACGACCTCAGCAACCGGGGGGACAGCACCGGGGAAGGTATCCATCTGGGAGCCATGGCCGCCTCGGCCGACATCCTGCAACGCTGCTACACCGGACTGGAGGTGCGGCAGGACGTGCTGTGGCTGAACCCGAGGCTGCCGACCGAGTTGCGCGCGCTCGATCTGGACCTGCACTACAGGGGACAGTGGCTTTCCGTTCACATCGACCATCAGGAGGCGGTGTTGCGCGCCGTGCCGTGCGCGGCGAACCCGATCGACGTCGGCTGGCTGGGCACGACGACCCACCGGCTCGCCGCGGGGCAGACGCTGCGGCTGCCGATCGGGCGGCAGCCGCAGCAGGGCGAGAACGCGGCAGGCCCCTCGGTCAGTACCTGA
- a CDS encoding baeRF3 domain-containing protein, translating to MDAFSRSDLDLLTQQQDQPCVSLYLPTHPVRTRNQEDPIRLKNLLARAEQELVEGATRAPQAREILRPGRELVETEDFWLYQDRGLALFLRPDWWTRYRLPIEFDERVVVSDRFHVTPLLPMLTGQGRFFVLALSEKHARLLSCTRTGAAEVTVPGLPQGVAEALPYDEPQQVRGHHVGGRVGAKVRTILHRQGIGAEVEKERLERYVRAVHDAVRPVLRGRHEPLVLAGVDYIRAAYRQVADYPELLRDGVAGNPDRVADSELRDRAWELVSPVLTRQQDEAAAGYRAALGTGLASNDPEEVAGAAEAGRVAVLFLSEEATADERLQPAAVQTLRTGGTVYAPADAGVPDGTGVAAVFRY from the coding sequence GTGGACGCGTTCTCCCGCAGCGATCTCGACCTGCTCACCCAGCAGCAGGACCAGCCGTGCGTGTCGCTCTACCTGCCCACGCACCCGGTGCGGACCCGCAACCAGGAGGACCCGATCCGGCTGAAGAACCTGCTGGCCCGCGCCGAGCAGGAACTGGTGGAGGGTGCAACGAGGGCCCCACAGGCAAGGGAGATCCTGCGACCGGGGCGTGAGCTGGTGGAAACCGAGGACTTCTGGCTCTACCAGGACCGAGGACTGGCGCTGTTCCTGCGGCCCGACTGGTGGACCCGGTACCGGCTGCCGATCGAGTTCGACGAGCGGGTCGTGGTGTCCGACCGGTTCCATGTGACGCCGCTGCTGCCGATGCTCACCGGCCAGGGGCGCTTCTTCGTGCTCGCGCTGAGTGAGAAGCACGCCAGGCTGCTGTCGTGCACCCGCACCGGCGCCGCCGAGGTCACGGTGCCCGGCCTGCCGCAGGGTGTGGCCGAGGCGCTGCCCTACGACGAGCCGCAACAGGTGCGTGGCCACCACGTGGGCGGAAGGGTCGGCGCCAAGGTCCGGACCATCCTGCACCGGCAGGGGATCGGGGCCGAGGTCGAGAAGGAACGCCTGGAACGCTACGTTCGCGCAGTCCACGACGCCGTCCGCCCGGTGCTGCGGGGCAGGCACGAGCCGCTGGTGCTGGCCGGGGTGGACTACATCAGGGCCGCCTACCGGCAGGTCGCCGACTACCCCGAACTGCTGCGTGACGGCGTCGCGGGCAACCCGGACAGGGTTGCCGACAGCGAGTTGCGTGACCGCGCATGGGAGCTGGTCTCGCCTGTGCTGACCCGGCAACAGGACGAGGCCGCCGCCGGCTACCGTGCCGCGCTGGGCACCGGGCTGGCATCCAACGACCCGGAAGAGGTCGCAGGCGCCGCCGAGGCCGGACGCGTCGCGGTGCTGTTCCTGTCCGAGGAGGCCACCGCCGACGAGCGGCTGCAGCCCGCCGCCGTGCAGACACTGCGCACCGGCGGCACCGTGTACGCGCCCGCCGACGCGGGCGTGCCCGACGGCACCGGCGTCGCGGCTGTGTTCAGGTACTGA
- a CDS encoding PIG-L deacetylase family protein encodes MTTLESTHPITRVRRALAVVAHPDDESFGLGAVVDVLAQHGVESAVLCFTKGEASTLRDEREGSLAEIRTEELAAAAKVLRVSQVELLDYPDGGLTAVPLAELSARVQAAILAVSPSHLLVLDTGGVTGHPDHQRATEAAVDAARVAGLPVLAWGLPTDVAHALNAEFGVAFTGHDPAKLGPPLHVDRARQWEAIRCHRSQSYDNPVLRRRLELLGDREYVHLL; translated from the coding sequence ATGACCACACTCGAGAGCACCCACCCGATCACGCGCGTTCGGCGCGCGCTCGCCGTGGTCGCCCATCCCGACGACGAGTCCTTCGGGCTCGGCGCCGTCGTCGACGTGCTGGCCCAGCACGGGGTGGAGTCCGCTGTGCTGTGCTTCACCAAGGGCGAGGCCTCGACACTGCGCGACGAGCGCGAAGGCTCACTCGCCGAGATCCGCACCGAGGAACTCGCCGCCGCCGCGAAAGTGCTGCGGGTCTCCCAGGTCGAACTGCTCGACTACCCCGACGGCGGACTCACCGCCGTGCCGCTGGCGGAGCTGAGCGCCCGGGTGCAGGCAGCCATCCTCGCCGTGTCGCCCAGCCACCTGCTTGTGCTCGACACCGGTGGTGTCACCGGTCACCCCGATCACCAGCGGGCCACGGAGGCGGCCGTCGACGCCGCGCGCGTGGCCGGGCTGCCCGTGCTCGCCTGGGGACTGCCCACCGACGTGGCACACGCGCTCAACGCCGAGTTCGGCGTCGCCTTCACCGGACACGACCCCGCGAAGCTGGGTCCGCCGCTGCACGTCGACCGCGCCAGGCAGTGGGAGGCCATCCGCTGCCACCGCAGCCAGTCGTACGACAACCCGGTGCTGCGGCGCAGGCTCGAACTGCTCGGCGACCGCGAGTACGTGCACCTCCTCTGA
- a CDS encoding rhodanese-like domain-containing protein, whose translation MSREASVEEFAAAQRAGALVVDVREPAEYLGGHVPGARLYPLSSLTSRMAELPRRERIYVICASGNRSAMAASVLEQAGFDARSVAGGMSAWTGDGRPVLRGPRENAA comes from the coding sequence ATGAGTCGAGAAGCATCCGTGGAGGAATTCGCCGCCGCGCAACGTGCGGGCGCACTTGTCGTCGACGTTCGAGAGCCTGCCGAGTACCTGGGTGGCCACGTTCCCGGCGCCCGGTTGTACCCGCTGAGTTCCCTCACGTCCAGGATGGCCGAACTGCCGAGGCGTGAGCGGATCTACGTGATCTGTGCCAGCGGCAACCGCAGCGCGATGGCGGCCTCGGTACTGGAGCAGGCGGGCTTCGATGCCCGCTCGGTCGCGGGCGGGATGTCGGCCTGGACCGGCGACGGCCGCCCGGTGCTGCGCGGTCCGCGCGAGAACGCCGCCTGA
- a CDS encoding acyl carrier protein, with protein MTTTPLDPRRAREAVNEALLEIVPDADVASLGPDDELRQTLELDSMDFLAFARRLSESTGQPIDEYDYDRLTTVRACVDLLTSRR; from the coding sequence ATGACCACCACACCACTTGACCCGCGACGCGCCAGGGAGGCCGTCAACGAGGCGTTGCTGGAGATCGTGCCGGACGCCGACGTGGCCTCGCTCGGGCCCGACGACGAGCTGCGGCAGACGCTGGAGCTGGACTCCATGGACTTCCTCGCGTTCGCCCGCAGGCTGTCGGAGTCCACAGGGCAGCCCATCGACGAGTACGACTACGACCGGCTCACCACCGTGCGCGCCTGTGTGGACCTGCTCACCTCGCGGCGCTGA
- a CDS encoding dihydrolipoamide acetyltransferase family protein, whose product MAQFLMPSLGADMDEGTVLEWLVRPGQRVAKGDIVAVVDTAKAAVDVECFDSGVVESILVPAGEKVPVGTPLAVIGAGEAQPSEPPVGHAPATGQQPKVEPEPKPEPKPEPGSGSGSGSGPKLEPEPEPQQAAPAQQRVSRERATPPVRSLARQAGIDLATVHGTGPEGTVTHADIERLLAPRRRRVSPYARRLAHELGVDVSALPGTVHARDVRAAAGNRPSAATAAETAAVEPRRSRGEDMRAAIATLMERSKREIPHYYLSSTIDLDAALSWLREYNRDSGIADRVLPNALLLKATALAAARVGELNGHWLDGGFRRAQSVRLGVAVSLRGGGLLVPTLEEPDSRPLEELMRTLTDVVSRTRSGRLRSSELRPATITVTNLGDLGAESVQGVIYPPQVAVVGFGAIVRRPWAVGELLGVRPVVTAGLAADHRATDGATGSRFLNALDTVLQRPEELR is encoded by the coding sequence GTGGCACAGTTCCTGATGCCGTCGCTGGGCGCGGACATGGACGAGGGCACCGTGCTCGAATGGCTGGTGCGGCCCGGGCAGCGGGTCGCGAAGGGCGACATCGTGGCGGTCGTGGACACCGCCAAGGCCGCGGTGGACGTCGAGTGTTTCGACAGCGGCGTCGTCGAGTCGATCCTCGTTCCCGCAGGCGAGAAGGTGCCGGTCGGTACGCCACTTGCCGTCATCGGTGCCGGCGAGGCGCAGCCGTCCGAACCGCCCGTCGGGCACGCACCGGCAACCGGCCAGCAGCCGAAGGTCGAGCCCGAACCGAAGCCCGAACCGAAGCCCGAGCCCGGGTCCGGGTCCGGGTCCGGGTCCGGACCGAAGCTTGAGCCGGAGCCCGAGCCGCAGCAAGCCGCGCCCGCGCAGCAGCGGGTGTCGCGGGAGCGGGCCACTCCCCCGGTTCGCTCGCTCGCCAGGCAGGCGGGGATCGACCTCGCGACGGTGCACGGCACCGGCCCGGAGGGCACCGTCACCCACGCCGACATCGAACGGCTGCTGGCGCCACGCCGTCGACGGGTGTCGCCGTACGCCCGCAGGCTGGCGCACGAACTCGGGGTGGACGTTTCCGCGCTGCCGGGCACGGTGCACGCCCGCGACGTGCGGGCGGCGGCGGGCAACCGGCCCTCCGCCGCGACCGCAGCCGAGACCGCCGCGGTCGAGCCCCGGCGCAGCCGGGGTGAGGACATGCGCGCGGCGATCGCCACGCTGATGGAGCGCTCGAAGCGGGAGATCCCGCATTACTACCTGTCCAGCACCATCGACCTCGACGCGGCGCTGAGCTGGTTGCGGGAGTACAACCGCGACAGCGGCATCGCCGATCGGGTGTTGCCGAACGCGTTGCTGCTCAAGGCGACCGCCCTGGCGGCGGCCAGGGTCGGCGAGCTCAACGGGCATTGGCTGGACGGTGGGTTCCGGCGAGCGCAGAGCGTGCGGCTCGGGGTCGCGGTCTCGTTGCGGGGTGGCGGCCTGCTCGTTCCCACCCTGGAGGAACCGGACTCCCGTCCGTTGGAGGAGCTGATGCGCACGCTCACCGACGTGGTGTCGCGGACGCGTTCAGGGCGGCTGCGTTCCTCGGAGCTGCGGCCGGCGACGATCACGGTCACCAACCTCGGTGATCTGGGCGCCGAGTCGGTGCAGGGCGTGATCTACCCGCCGCAGGTCGCGGTCGTCGGCTTCGGCGCGATCGTGCGCAGGCCGTGGGCGGTGGGTGAGTTGCTCGGGGTCCGCCCGGTGGTCACCGCGGGCCTGGCCGCGGACCACAGGGCGACCGACGGTGCCACCGGCTCCCGCTTCCTCAACGCACTCGACACCGTGCTGCAACGACCGGAGGAGTTGCGATGA
- a CDS encoding alpha-ketoacid dehydrogenase subunit beta: MTTTTYREALRESIREALAADERVFLMGEDVGAYGGCFGVSLGLLEEFGPERVRDTPLSESAFVGAGIGAALGGMRPIVEIMTVNFSLLALDQIMNNAATLLHMSGGQLNVPLVIRMTTGAGRQLAAQHSHSLEGWLAHIPGLRIVAPATLADARGMLATALADPDPVLLFEHGGLYNVSGELADDAGAVDIDNAAIRREGGDVTVVAYGGTLRTALSAADELAGLGVQAEVVDLRTLRPLDEATVLGSVRRTHRLVVVDEGWRSGSLSAEIAARVAGSALYDLDAPIERVCTAEVPIPYAKQLEQAALPQSGDVVAAARRAVG, translated from the coding sequence ATGACCACGACGACCTACCGGGAGGCGCTGCGGGAGTCCATCCGCGAGGCACTGGCGGCCGACGAGCGGGTGTTCCTGATGGGAGAGGACGTCGGCGCGTACGGCGGCTGCTTCGGGGTGAGTCTCGGGCTGCTCGAGGAGTTCGGACCCGAGCGCGTCAGGGACACGCCGCTTTCGGAGTCGGCGTTCGTCGGCGCGGGGATCGGCGCCGCGCTCGGCGGCATGCGGCCCATCGTGGAGATCATGACGGTCAACTTCAGCCTGCTCGCGCTCGACCAGATCATGAACAACGCCGCGACGCTGTTGCACATGTCGGGCGGGCAGCTCAACGTGCCGCTGGTCATCAGGATGACCACGGGTGCGGGCAGGCAACTCGCCGCGCAGCACTCGCACAGTCTTGAGGGCTGGCTCGCCCACATCCCGGGCCTGCGCATCGTCGCACCGGCCACACTGGCCGACGCGAGGGGCATGCTGGCTACCGCGCTGGCCGATCCCGATCCGGTGTTGCTGTTCGAGCACGGCGGGTTGTACAACGTCTCCGGAGAACTCGCCGACGACGCGGGCGCCGTGGACATCGACAACGCGGCGATCCGGCGCGAGGGCGGGGATGTCACGGTCGTCGCGTACGGCGGGACACTGCGGACGGCGCTGAGCGCCGCGGATGAGCTCGCGGGCCTCGGCGTGCAGGCCGAGGTGGTGGATCTGCGCACGCTTCGGCCACTGGACGAGGCCACCGTGCTGGGTTCGGTTCGCCGCACGCACCGGCTCGTGGTGGTGGACGAGGGCTGGCGCAGTGGCAGCCTTTCCGCGGAGATCGCGGCCCGGGTCGCCGGGTCCGCGCTGTACGACCTCGACGCGCCGATCGAGCGGGTGTGCACGGCGGAGGTGCCCATCCCCTACGCCAAGCAGTTGGAGCAGGCCGCTCTGCCGCAGTCCGGCGACGTGGTGGCCGCTGCACGCAGGGCGGTGGGCTGA
- the pdhA gene encoding pyruvate dehydrogenase (acetyl-transferring) E1 component subunit alpha: protein MTGTDNTELLRQMLRIRRFEERCVELYSSTAIRGFMHLYIGEEAVAVGVMDALDPEDAVVSTYREHGHALARGLSMESVLAEMFGRTNGCSHGRGGSMHLFDANRRFYGGNAIVGGGLPLAVGLALADAMRDRSPVTVCLFGDGAVAEGEFHECLNLAALWKLPVLFCCENNLYAMGTALGRAQAETDLALRAASYGMPSWPVDGMDVPAVSRAARRAVAAVRGGGGPCFLELRTYRFRAHSMYDAERYRQRSEVEHWKELDPLPRMTELLQESGELGDEELKLMESDVDSEIAAAVAAAEAGPLEPVEELTRFVYSQARS, encoded by the coding sequence ATGACCGGGACCGACAACACCGAGCTGCTCAGGCAGATGCTGCGCATCCGCAGGTTCGAGGAGCGCTGCGTCGAGCTGTACAGCTCCACCGCGATCCGCGGCTTCATGCACCTCTACATCGGTGAGGAGGCCGTGGCCGTGGGTGTGATGGACGCACTCGACCCCGAGGACGCCGTGGTGTCCACCTACCGCGAGCACGGCCACGCGCTGGCCAGGGGGCTGTCCATGGAGTCGGTGCTCGCCGAGATGTTCGGCCGCACCAACGGATGCAGCCACGGCAGGGGCGGCTCGATGCACCTGTTCGACGCGAACCGCCGCTTCTACGGAGGCAACGCCATCGTGGGGGGCGGGCTGCCGCTGGCGGTCGGGCTGGCACTGGCCGACGCGATGCGGGACCGCTCGCCGGTCACGGTCTGCCTGTTCGGCGACGGCGCCGTGGCGGAAGGAGAGTTCCACGAGTGTCTCAACCTCGCGGCGCTGTGGAAGCTGCCGGTGCTGTTCTGCTGCGAGAACAACCTGTACGCGATGGGGACGGCGCTGGGCAGGGCGCAGGCGGAGACCGACCTGGCGCTGCGCGCGGCTTCCTACGGCATGCCGTCGTGGCCGGTCGACGGCATGGATGTGCCGGCCGTGTCGCGGGCGGCCCGGCGGGCTGTAGCGGCCGTCCGAGGCGGCGGCGGGCCGTGCTTTCTGGAGCTTCGCACCTACCGGTTCCGGGCGCACTCGATGTACGACGCCGAGCGTTACCGGCAACGCTCGGAGGTGGAGCACTGGAAGGAACTCGACCCGCTGCCGAGGATGACCGAGCTGCTGCAGGAAAGCGGCGAGCTCGGCGACGAGGAACTCAAGCTGATGGAGTCCGATGTGGACTCCGAGATCGCGGCGGCGGTGGCGGCGGCCGAGGCCGGTCCGCTGGAGCCCGTCGAGGAGCTGACCAGGTTCGTGTACTCGCAGGCGCGATCATGA